From the Entelurus aequoreus isolate RoL-2023_Sb linkage group LG13, RoL_Eaeq_v1.1, whole genome shotgun sequence genome, the window AGATATTACTTAGTTAGCCTGATCTGAGAGTAGCAGTCTGGTgtactgtaaatgtgtgtgtatgctgATTAAGCACTGTTTTGTTTTGCACTGGAAAGACTCCTTGGTGTCCTCCCCCTTTTAGAGTATGCACCAGGCAAGCAGACATGCCCAACATAGCCTGTAACCATTTGAATAATGCATCCCTTAATGCACAGAAACATGGCCCTAGGTTTATGGCCTATCTAAATATAGATCTGACTGATCAGACGGACAGCAATGGACGGAAGTAAGCAAAGATTCAATGAATGAATTTGCCTCCAAATCAATGCACCTTTCTTCACCTTTGCTTTAGAGACACTGGATAGTATAAGAGATGATCAAACGTACACGAAAAGGGAGCGGAATCCGCTTCATTACTGCCGTACAAAGGGTAGAAACACTACAAGAAATCAATGGAAAGATAGTCGATTTTAAAAATGAACCTTGTTTAGCCACTCAATTATTAGCTTTAGCAACGGTGGAGGAAATCGGAGCCCTCGTTGTTTTAATGCATGGATTCAGTCAGCAGTGAGCCTGACATGACAGATAATAAGTACTGTGTATTTAATAATTCATGTCTACCATAATGCATGAGGTTGGGCAATGTGTGCTCTGTTAATGGAAAGAAAAACACTGATTTCTCTTCCTTCTCCTCCGTGCTTCTGAGCCACAAAACTCCATGcccctattttatatatatatatggtattttTTAATAGACCTGTACTACACCCACGGAAATGTTACTACAGTGCTGCGTGCCGTGAATACGCACACTTGTAGCCGCCATCATTATCAGTTTCGCTTTTGATGTTCTGCACAGGTTGTACTGTAAGTATGGTGACACCAGCAGCATGGATTAGCATGAAATATACAGTGGTATGTCAGTTTGTTGGACAAAATGTGGCCCCTCGGTTATCGTAAACATTGCACGTAATTAAGTAGCGCATTTTCTCGCATGTAAACAAAGAATCCCACTCAGTCTCTGCGCTTGTTTTAATTGAGTCcaactgcaaaataatccaccaccAAGCCagagggccaaagaaagttgtgagtggcaGCCCTTTTGTTAAGAAAGTGATAAACGTCACTGAATTCAAAACAGAACTCGTAGCAAAGTACAAAAGTGGCTCATTTATATGGGTTTCAAGGGGATGGGTAAATGATGTCTTAGTGAGTGTGTGGCAAAGtcactggctgtattgacactgcactgctACTGTGTTGGTGTTTCATAATGGTGTCATCTGGCGGATTAAAAAAGTTATTTCTGGACTTTTGAGcgcacacccaccaaattttagaaagaATAAATATTGttacatgtattagccgcaccggactataagaagCAGATAAATACCGGCACTaaatattttgtacatttttatttaccgtgtttttcggagtgtaagtcgctccggagtataagtcgcaccggccgaaaatgcataataaagaaggaaaaaatatatacagtataagtcgcactggagtataagtcgcattttttggggacatttatttgataaaacccaacaccaagaatagacatttgaaaggcaatttgaaataaataaataatagtgaacaacaggctgaataagtgtacgttatatgacgcataaatgaccaactgagaacgtgcctggtatgttaacgtaacatattatggtaagagtcattcaaataactataacatatagaacatgctacacatttaccatgaaatcttatatgtctagtctcttacgtgaatgagctaaataatattattttatattttacggtaatgtgttaataatttcactcataagtcgctcctgagtataagtcgcacccccggccaaactatgaaaaaaattgcgacttatactccgaaaaatacagtacataccttaattatttccaaacacACGGTAGTGAAAATGGCTGatcatcgtcatggacctactAGCTGCAAAAACTAGCTCTCcattcagctaaacagactcaataactccaccggGACAATTTGCCGAAATGaccaaactgaaacaatacaaaataatgccAGTTTAACTTAAAaatactaatacagacacttgtaGACGTGTTGgcgtattcgctaatgctaacgacactagcttgattacctTGTGATTACATCACACATTGGGACGGTTGAGTATGTACAAATAGATTTAGTTACGTTGTAAAACTTGAAGGTTTGAATGGATAATCCTTTGGAGCAGAAACGCTAAATACGTTCGGTTCAAAGGACGAAACAGAAAATATGTTTTCATCCAGCAACACCGGCCGTGAGCGATCTAGTCTAAAAGATGGCGCAATAACACAAACAATACCACACTTTTTCGGTGTCCGTCCGTGTTCCATGAAAACTTCAAACATGATGGCCGTTAgcggaaaaaaatccataaataaaccgcaccgttttataagctgcaggctTCAAAgcgttgtaaaaaaacaaaaacaaaaaaaaagacctagttttttatagtttggaaaatacggtacatttgacCTACAATTCATAGTTAGCGAATATAATTTAACTTATCTTAAACTATGGTAAACAGGAAGAAAAATAACATTTACCTTAAATTATCTCACACTTTGGATCTATTCCTTTTTCAAAGGTCTATTTAGATCAACAATGGCGATCATACTCAATGCCAAACGTGGGCCGACATCTTTCGAGAGAAGTTCTTCCTTATGAATACAATTTGGCGCTTAAGTCAAATGATACGACAGCTTTGTCGGTCACATGTTTGTTTGTTAAAGTGACACACATCGATATGTTCTAGGGACACCGTATCACTCCCCGTGTTTCATGATGTATCAATTCTTCTTTGCATAGTTCAAATTATAGTTATTGTCCATAAAATGTAGCGTTGTTGAGCGATTAATCGGATTGGCATTATTTCCTACAGGACAAATTCATTTTGCAACAGACAAAagtcgaggtaccactgtatattcCAAATGATGGCAATGCACCAAAAACCAAACTCATGACAAAAATGAAATAATTCAGTGATTTATTGTCCGATGAGGTTTGTTTTTAACCAGATTTTTTTAAGGGGTTTTCGTGGACCAGTTTCTACGTAACAACATGACTGTAATATAAAATGATAATTTAATGTTTTAACCAATCCGATATTCTTTCCACGAGGGGCttcttttatattgttttctatAGTTGCTATTATTTGTCACATTGTctttttttatactttgcaaataTGCAGTCCCGCTCACTGATGTTTCATCGACTCCATGTGGACGTCACATGTACGTACAGTAGAggtacttcacaggtgtgccagTACTCTAGACATAGCAATCAAAGATTTATTAAGACATACGAGTATGCATTTCTGGGTGCCTTCCGTTGTGTAAGGCCCGccatatatacattacacatgttCACGAAGCAAACTGAAATAGTTGTGTATTTATTAGCGTGTAATAATCATAGTTGGGGTTTGTCATGTCTTTCTTTTCTTATAGCTActgcaaatgtaaataatcaaatgtgcaATAACGGTCGTTCATCTCACTTTGTAACCCTGTTTTGACCGAGTGCGAAGATaaccttatttttttaaagtgtccaGAAAATGAATGTACATTGGagcccacatgttgatgtttggcTTTTTCAGCGGGAAGGTTTCCTTCAGAAGTTTGAATTTCATTCAAATTCGGCACAACTATAAAGGCactgttttttttaagatttttaGGTGATTTTCTTTTAAGAATATTTCATATGGACAAATCCATCCCCTCTTTGCAGCTATAACAGCTTTTGCCTACTCAGCATTTCTCTTCTGGCTCATTCCAAAGGTGTTTGATTGGGTTTTTCCACTCATCGAAGGATGCCTTTATGGACCAAAACGACCTTCCAAACAATTTAAAGTTAAAGAATTGTTCAATTAAGATTAATTAATGAAGTCTAACAATATTGATTCATAAACAAGTTGTCTGTCCATATTGTGTACAGGTATGAACTTGGGTTGTcccaatctgatattgatatcagtCCGCATCAGCATAAAAACAAGTATCGTATTGTATAATTGTTTGCATCTAAAATCGCCGatccaagcagtcctgcagcttgttaaCTGTCCGTTAACATCTAATTGGCCTCCAATTAACACACAATGTTAatttttcttgtgttttagtgaagtcatcaaatggtaaacatggtaggctaaagGCTAACAAGagctaacagctacacaacagctaagcacacaatagcactcaAGCTAgacataataagtgtccttaattaaacaatattgcaatctaaaacagcacatttggcaATATAAACAAGCATTAAATAATGATAGGCAGAAGGGTATTAGAAAGTATaacatgtccgcatcattcaacgtactgcatcatgagcttaatttaatcaattattattgtgaccactaagtgCCACCAAAAATGTATTACTGCAAtacccacttcaacttaaagaaattataagttaataataaataagttggtatcattcatacctaccattgtgcTCTGTTTGAGTAATTTATCTGGATCGAACCTTTGCTAAACTTTTCacagtacaaaataataaaagtatgtatgattcgtgctgatatcgtatAAGACTaacatcggtatcggccaatactttcTGTATTGTATCGAAAgtgaaaagttgtatcgggacacccctagtttGAACGCACTCCTAGCTCGGCTTCGGGGAAACCTTCCCTGCTAAAATGCACTAACTTTCACAGGTGAACTTCATAGGACTTTCTCTAAACGTATAAAATGTCCACTTGTTTAATGTTTCAGTACTCTTTGGCAAAATTCacaaagggttttttttttttttcttgaggtGCTGTTATGTTGATCAATTATTAGGTGTGGTCCTAGCCTTGCTATGTCAATTATTAAGTGTGGTCTTAGCCTTGCTATGTCAAAATGTGAACATAAGGAGGAAGACTGTTTGATTACCAATGAAAAACTACTGAAACATTCAATGGTGGAAGAACGTTTAAAGAAAGTCAAATTACGTTGAGTGATTGATGTGTCTGATTAATCCTGCTGAATGGATGGTAGTTGGAACTGTTGCACAAGCCCAACGGACAAATCGTTGTTATCGACTTTCTTCTGAGGTTAGATCCTTACAACAGTTGTTGAGGGTTACCTTTGATACACCATTTGGGGTTTTTGAGTGAAGATCGAACATTATTCAGGGCCTTCAGAGCAGCAACGCTGAAGGCCAAACCAGAGAGTTATTTttcacaatgaaaaaaaaaatcaacactgtTTTGTATATCAGGGACAAATAAATGATACTTTAAACAAGCAAGTGTTGTCTCGCTGTATTTGTCCTAACTTGACTTCATACCAGTCTCTTGTCTTTCTGCCGCCACCTACACCCGGCATCAACTGTTGGTTGCTTTGATGGTTTTTGTCCAGTCACACACCCAGTCAAAGACCACTCCAAGAAGACACTTTATGTCTTCTGTTATCCAAACTCGCCACATTGATAGATATTCCAAATGAAAGAGAAACCGCAGTAGGTTACAATTAACTCATCATTGCCACTGTGGCTGACATGTCTTTTCTACTTTGCTCAAAGGTCGGTAATGGAAGGGTGACTGGAATCTTTGGCCACTTGCTGATTCGATTCTGATTTTAGGGTgaccgattcagaatcgattttcgattTAACCTGGTTctcgtaatatattatttggtatataaattataGAGCTGTCTAAGTAACGCAATGATAacgcatttttaccttttaaccgcatttttttttaacagacgATTAACAACTTTTTGATCCTCGAACTGATCCGTAGCGTGGGAAATTGACTGCGTTCACTAGTTTCTGATGAGCTacaagcgggaaaatagcgagcagaaatggccaaacaaaataataaaggattagatttatattgcgcttttctagacactcaaagcactgcacagagaacccatcattcattaaacattcacacctggtggtgttaagctacatttgtagccacagctgccctggggtagactgacgaaagCGAGGCTGCCAATTTGAGCctatggcccctccgaccaccaccaaacattcattcaccagtgtgagcggcgctggggcaagggtgaagtgtccggcccaaggacacaacggcagtgatttggatggcaagaggcggggagcgaacctgcaaccctcaagtttctggcacagcTGCTCCACCAaccacgccatgccgccccaaaagagtacaatatggaaacATCAGGTCCAAAGCCATGGTAAGTCGTACTACCGACAAGATAAGACTATTTTTCACCGTGAGCCGTCTTCGCTGGAGAAAATTCCGGCTGAGTGTGTTGTTCAGAAAGCTGGGTGGAGCTTCACTTCTgtgtttagattacagttaaggtgaattgataacataaaatgtagattgttactgtgactgctcGCATAAAAGTGCAGCAAATATGAAAGATGGTAGGCAGGAAGTAAAAggggactttttttttattgcaagcaGTCAGGTTCGTCGTCAAGACAtcgtctcaaaccaatcacacgtTTCTGTCTTCAAAATAAAGGTGCTACGCTttacatccggtttaactacattaACCAAATAAATATGTCTTGGATtaggatcatgctttgtcaaagatgttttgtaaagtaATCTGTGATATATGCACCGAAACAAATGCTAGTACATCATTTAAGGAATATGGGGGCTGttttttctggctggctgaaataaagtgtatattattttataacattcTGATCGATACTcttcaattacagaatgttttgcTGGCTCAATATTAGACTTTATTGATAAACAGAGTAGGTTAAGACCTCATCATGCAGCAGTATGAAAactattaacttgtacaacatgtacagATAATCGGAAGCATTTACTCAGGTAGAATTATCATAGATTAGATTACCAAAAACCTTTCACAATCAAACATCCACAGTGTTATTGTGTGAAGCTGGTATCTACACATGGTAATGTAGCtcttcctctgaatgcaagtgctcctacagcaggaatacaaatactGTATTCCTACAATATCCACAATATGCCAAAACAccaacatatatagatatatatacacatgtgtatgtgtttatatatgtatgtatatatatgtatatatatatttatatgtgtatatatatatatatatatatatatatatatatatatatatatatatatatatgtgtgtgtgtgtatatacatatgtgtatgtatatatatatatatgtgtgtgtgtgtatatacatatgtgtatgtatgtatatatatatatatatgtgtgtgtgtgtgtgtgtgtgtatatacatatgtgtatatatatatatatatatataatatatgtgtgtgtgtgtgtatatacatatgtatatatatatatatatatatatatatatatatatatatatatatatatatatatatatatatatttatttatatatatatatatatatatatatatatatatatatatatatatatatatatatatatatatatacatatatatatatatatatatacacacacacacacttgaagtttggttcttttatgaatttattatggctctactgaaaatgtgaccaaatctgctgggtcaaaagtatacatacagcaatgttaatatttggttacatgtcccttggcaagtttcatccacaagcttctggcaagcttctggttgaatttttgaccactcctcttgacaaaattggtgcaattcagctaaatttgttggttttccgacatagacttgtttcttcagcattgtccagacgtttaagtcaggactttgggaaggccattctaaaacattgattctagcctgatttagccattcctttaccacttttgacgcgtgtttagggtcattgtcctgttggaacaccgaactgcgcccaagacccaacctccgggctgatgattttaggttgtcttgaagaatttggaggtaatcctcatttttcattgtcccatttactctctgtaaagcaccagttccattggcagcaaaacaggcccatagcataatactaccaccaccatgcttgacggttggaatgatgttcctgggattacaggcctcaccttttctcctcaaaacatactgctgggtattgtggccaaacctcaatttttgtttcatctgacatcacatggacaaagataagaccttctggaggaaagtgctgtggtcagatgaaaaaatgTTTGCTGTATTTGAATCATCTTCATATTGTAGATATTCCCCATCTGATGAATGCAGTTTTACAAATAATTATTTTCAATGACTAATAACTGTTTTATCTACTTAATTCAAACAAATTCACCGTCCAAATACCAATCGTTGGCGCCGAAGCAACAAATATCAATGAAAATCTGAGAAATTCAATTTccatatattattttattgttcatagttaaataGTTCTTAATATGAGGTCATATACATTTGCAAAGGTAGTGGTGACACCTGATGTACTTTCTTACTGTAAGATTGGGTCGCAAAGAAAGACCAAAGTTTTCTCATTAGCTGAAAACATTTGTAAAAGTCTTCAACCGGAAGTCCTGTAAACAAATCATAGAAGACTGTAAAATATCTTCTCCAAAACAAGCTGAGCTCTCAGCAGAACTTGAACGTGGTACTGTACTGTAGCTCAAAGGGGACTTTCCTTTCCTAGAGAGGGACTTCCGCAGACTCCTGGCCATCTGCACCTTTGCTACGGTGGACGCTGACAACCAAGATTCCATCATGGTGTATGGTCCCACACACAGAAAGGGGGTTCATGTCCTTTGGAAACAAGGACTTATGGGTAAACGTGTCCCTGACGCTGCCGTCATCCATGACCTGAAGACACATATATGGACCAAGGGACGTGCGAGGGTGAGAACAATTCGGACCAAAAAAATAAGCAAAGGGTTCAGTGGATAGAgagtttattaattaataataataataaaagaaccTCATGATGTGGTCATTGTTTTTAAAACTTGTGCACAATACCTTCTCAGCATGAATGACAACATGGCGGTCATAGGCCATCACCACGACGTCATGTGGCTCAAACTGGCTGACGTCAGCTGACACGTAGTAACTGTCTCCCACACATTGCACACTGCCACAGGCAGCACTGCTTGGACCACTCGGTACAGCGCCACCCACTGGAGCTGTAACACATTCCAAgagtaaatgggaaaaaaaattgaataaataacATCTGCTTTACATCACCCTCACCCTACCACTCTTGCACCGCTAGGCAATGCACCGTACCCTGAAGTCTACCAGCGGTGTAACGATTCATCCGCTacatcgatttatattcctaagaTTCAACTACTTccatctgtgctcggcaagttggcCTTTTGGAAGATATTAATCGATTTTACATAGTTTTAAAAGGCAATCAAAGATGTGATCGATACTAgaaaaaaacattggatttaatacCGGCTGACTTtttatgaagtttagcacttttaatgatgAGGTTAAATCTTATTCAAGTCTGTCTTCCCGTCTGCGGCGTCATCGCCATCAGTCAtcagtcatcaaaacaaaaatggcagataGCTATGGTGGCCGAGAAAGATCACAACAAATCCGAATGGCGCAAGACAGTAACAGAATatatcaatcaaaatgtatttatatagcccttgctcacaaatgtctcaaagggctgcacaagccacaacgacatcctcggctcagatcccacataaagccacaacacaactttaagccacaaaggaAGTGACAGCAGAGCAAGTTTGGCTGAGGCGCAAGGTTGAATACAGTGTAATGAACATAGTATATAGTACTATTGAAAAAGTACAACTATTTATGACTTACATTTACTTATTTAGCACTAACTTCGTCAAAGTCTTGGTTTTCAACTTTCCGCTTCAGTCACTTGGTCCGTGGATGAATCTTGTCCACTCTTACTTCCGTTGAGTCTTGATATTGTTGTGTTTtagcttaaagttgtgttgtggctttatgttgttgtgttgtagcatttgtatttgttgtggcttttgaaaGTGTGCTAtaactgaaagttgttgtgttgtggctttggttggttgtgttgtggcgtttgcatttgttgtgacttttctcCAGTAGCCTAGCTTTTTATTAAAATGAGAGTAGTAGCAGGTCAAACTACTGCTCATTTAACCTGAAAATATTTGGTTCCATTTAATTTCTCAGATAAACCTATTGATTATTTAACCTGAAatatgttggttgcactttattttttatattattactatattatttttattttgaaaaataacagCAAAAGTAGGTGGTAATTCTactgtttaaattaaatgttactatacttttattgaaaataagagcagaaaatgtttcctcttgttaattcaagtGTTGTTTGCACTTCATTCAAATAAGTTGTTAATGCATTagacttgcttgtttgtatccataattcatttgtacatcattcccttacaagaaataacaggaaataaggaaacttcacctgcagtgtgtagtatacagtatttatttcacagtcacactgcttggtttttttgctaaaaagttactgaatcgatttcaactcactgaatcattTCGGATCGTATcgttcaaaataaactaatagacttgtccagggtgtaccccgccttccgcccgaatgcagctgagataggctccagcaccctccgcgaccccaaaaagggacaagcggtagaaaatggatggatggatgtccctgACATGTTTGTTACTTTCTCATGcgcttctgctttggagactttgtaaCTGCAAGTATTGTGTTTGATATGATGAATGTCAAGAGTAATGTTGTGAGTGTCCTTCTATATGGCTCAGAAAGTTGGAAAACCACTTCATCCATTGAAAGAAAGTTCAAAGATTTTCAAAATAAGTGCCTGTGCAGCAGCCTTAGGATATTCTGGCCAAACACCATTTCAAATGGAAAAACCCTGGGAGAGAACAACCACTGCATCAATTAAAGACATTGGCGATGGCTTGGACACGTGTGCCACATGCCGTCATCGTCTCTCCAGAGAAGATCCCACTATTGGACACCTCAAGGGAGAAGAAATTATGGCCGAGAAACCTGTAGAAGAACTATAGGAAAAGAGCTCAGTAAGAGACTATCCCTTAAGACTGCCCCCAGAATAGCAGCTGACTGGGCCGGGGGGAGATTCCTTGCTTCGCCTTAAGCGCCAGACGGCCCAGAAgagattatttgatacttgtttttattgacaaatgtCGTGTTTTACACTGCAGTGTTATTCAATAAAGGACATTTATTACTAATGTCTAGCCTGTGTGcttttgtgtgcttagctgttgtgtagctgctgttGGTCTACAGTACAGCCtacaatgtttactttttttaaatgacttcactaaaatagaagaaaagaccaaccttaggcctctttccaccaaaagttcaggaacttttcATTTCTGGCTCTATAGGTTGCTGTAgatgtgtgtggtttgtgtttccacagtATTTCACAGTTCAGAGTAGTGCATGTTGAAGATCGTACACAGATTGAATGAGGTTCAGCTTTCCAGAGCTCTGCCCAGGTAAGTTTGCGAGGTTCCGCATGCTCCCACCTTGGACATGCTGACCATCATGCTGCGACGTTCACCTTCCACCTCTGCTCGGAGCTCGTCTTCTCCTTGCCGCGGGCCCGGTTGTACCATGGCTGAGGAAATCTACCAAGGCCTGTCCTTCCTATTGCCACAGTATTCACCAAAGTCTGGTGCCTTAGTCGTGCCTCCGATCTTCTTACGGTTTCTTGTGCCTGCCACTTCCTTCCGGTCTTAACAACAATGCCTTCCGAGGCCACCTTGACATCTGCGGAGTCCCTGTACATTTATACCTCTCTAGCGCAGGTGATTGTAAATTGCTCTGAGAGGCCGCTGAGAGGTAGGTGCAGCTCGGTGGATTGACTATATGGGGCAATGCTGCTCAAGGACTGAGGGAGCCCCAGCCAGTTCCTCGGGAACTGGAAATGTACTCTCTAGTGCCTCTACCGTTGTCAATGATACCTCATAAATTAACAGGGGCCAGAGTATACTGGGCAGGACTCCGTACTGGTATATCCAGGCCTTGAACTTTCCTGGGAGGCCAGATTTGTCGAAGGCTGTAAGCCAAGACGACAGGTCGCTCTTGGTCTGCTGCAAAGCTGCTGCATCCTTCAGGGAGCTGTCAAACATTTTGCCCAGGCTCTTAACAGGTCTTCTGGTTACCGTTGGAATCTAAGTCCCTCCAATTGTAAAGCGAAAGTGATCGGCCACTTTACCTTTTTCCAGGACTAGAGATCTGGATTTAACTGGCTTGAAGCTCATCTTTGCCCATGTGATGAGCCGTTCAATCCCCTGAAGGAGCCACCCCGACCCAGGCATGGATGTGGTCATCACTGTCAAGTCATCCATCAAGGCTCTTATGGGGGGCTGTCGGGTCCCAAATCTTGATTTTGACCCCTCTGCATTCAACCTCCGCCGACTTGACAATCATGTTCATGGCCAAAGAGAATAGTGACACCGAGATTGTACAGCCGGTGACTATGCCCCTCTCCAGGCATTGCCAGGCAGGTGTTACTTGGCTTGAGGGGGCTCTTGCACTGAAATCATTGTAATAGTCCGTGATGAGGTTGTAGATTTGGTTAGGTCAAGCCAGAGAGTTGCCAAGTCCGCTTTGCTTTCCCTTACCTCCCGGATCAATTGTGTCACCATTCTGTATGCTCCAGGCACTCCAGGAACTCCCCCTTCTGGACAGAGGTGTCTATGCATTCTTCAAAAGGAACTCAGTTAGCCTTTGGGACACGATCTTATAAAAATATTTCACTCAATGCTGAGCAGGGAGATTATGCGGAACTGCTCGATGTTACTGGAGTTCTTGTCCTTTGGGATCCAAACGCCTTCAGCGAGCCTCCTCTGGCTTGCGACTCTCCCTCTCCGCCATATCACCTTTGGAATCTTCCACAGACAGTTGAGGAGCCGTGGATACTGCTTATAGATCTTGTAGGGTACACCACTGGGGCCGGGAACCGAACAAAATCTTGCAGCTTTGACAGCTTCCTTTACTTCTGCCAGGGTGGGCTCATTAACACCGGTTCTGGAGGTGTCACCAGTGCCTTGCAAAGGCCAAGCTCCTGGTCTCTTGCAGTGTCACTGAAGGTGGAACTGAGATGATGGTCGATCTCTTCTACTGGGCAAGTGAGGTGGCCACTTCACGTGTGGCCCAGCACCCTCTTAGTAAAGGTgaacaacaataaactgcatacAGTTTAAAGACTTCGGCTCCAAAATAGTTCCACTGATTAGCATTCTTTAGTACACAGATgtcccacaaaagttcctgcatttcAAAAGCtcattttgtttttcttcctttccattgtcaagtttgttgtaatagaatacaaaagaaataagaaataaacaagtcacGGCGTCTATTCCAAGGGTGGTCGTGTGtttgaaaaataagttttaggaaaggttgtaccttcaaggtactcaaagcgctttgacactatttccacattaatccattcacacacacattcacacactgatggcgggagctgccatgcaaggccctaactacgacccatcaggagcaagggtgaagtgtcttgcccacggACGTGACT encodes:
- the LOC133663024 gene encoding heat shock protein beta-7-like, coding for MLYKDPAKYAMCTKTVMVREPAFGAMESLTSSSRRSSSSCRSSARYSTSSCFRSESSCDNLDSLLPTFLDSQDSTGLFREECHAGPNCQDPFGKHSRCSFGHSTPVGGAVPSGPSSAACGSVQCVGDSYYVSADVSQFEPHDVVVMAYDRHVVIHAEKVMDDGSVRDTFTHKSLFPKDMNPLSVCGTIHHDGILVVSVHRSKGADGQESAEVPL